In the Armatimonadota bacterium genome, AGCCGGTGCCCGAGGGCACCGCGAACCTGGTCTTCCGCGCGGCGCAGCTGCTGCGGGAGCAGTACGGCATCACCCGGCCCGTGGAGATCCACCTGCGCAAGCAGATCCCCGTCGCCGCCGGCCTGGGCGGCGGCAGCGCGGATGCCGCCGTGACGCTGTTGGGCCTTGCGCAGCTGTGGAAGCTGCGCCTGGATGGGCGCGAGTTGCGGGCGGCGGCGGCCAAGCTCGGCTCGGACGTCCCCTTCTTCCTGGAGGGAGGGTCGGCCCTGGCCCGGGGGCGTGGGGAACGCGTCCATCCGCTGCCGGCGCTGCCGACCACGTGGGTCGTGCTGGCCCGGCCCCGCATCCCGATCCTGACGGAATGGGCCTACGCCCACTTCCAGCCCGCCGAGGTCACGCGGCGCCCCGACATCCCGGCGCTCGTCGACGCCGTGCGCCGCGGCGACGTGCCGGCGGTGGGGCGGCTGATGGGCAACGTGTTCGAGGAGTTCATCGCCGCGCGCCATCCCGTCGTCGCCGAGCTGAAGCAACGGATCCTGCGGGGCGAGGCGTACGGTGCCTGCATGACCGGGAC is a window encoding:
- the ispE gene encoding 4-(cytidine 5'-diphospho)-2-C-methyl-D-erythritol kinase, producing the protein MKELRLNAYAKVNLGLNVLHKRDDGYHEVEAVLHTVALYDVVVLREAGDAIRVVAEGEPVPEGTANLVFRAAQLLREQYGITRPVEIHLRKQIPVAAGLGGGSADAAVTLLGLAQLWKLRLDGRELRAAAAKLGSDVPFFLEGGSALARGRGERVHPLPALPTTWVVLARPRIPILTEWAYAHFQPAEVTRRPDIPALVDAVRRGDVPAVGRLMGNVFEEFIAARHPVVAELKQRILRGEAYGACMTGTGPTVVGLMANEAAARRVADDCGSVPDVDVFVTKTFAEER